From the Anas platyrhynchos isolate ZD024472 breed Pekin duck chromosome 27, IASCAAS_PekinDuck_T2T, whole genome shotgun sequence genome, one window contains:
- the FAM72A gene encoding protein FAM72A, protein MSLSGPGGAFAERSVAVLCCRFCRHVLSSRGMRAALLAATGTAPDLYSTDIPPTATVDFIGSCYFTEICKCKLKNIACLKCGNVVGYHVISPCKPCLLSCNNGHFWMFHSQAVFGINRLDSSGVNVLLWGNLPDLEENTDEDTSCISEEEYIR, encoded by the exons atgTCCCTGTCGGGGCCCGGCGGCGCCTTCGCGGAGCGCTCCGTGGCCGTGCTCTGCTGCCGCTTCTGCCGCCACGTCCTCAGCTCCCGCGGCATGCGGGCCGCGCTGCTCGCCGCCACCGGCACCGCCCCCGACCTGTACTCCACGGACATCCCCCCCACCGC TACTGTTGACTTCATCGGCAGCTGCTATTTTACTGAAATCTGCAAATGCAAGCTGAAGAACATCGCGTGTTTGAAGTG CGGTAATGTTGTTGGTTACCATGTGATCTCTCCCTGCAAACCTTGCCTGTTGTCCTGTAATAATGGCCACTTCTGGATGTTTCATAGCCAAGCAGTCTTTGGCATCAACAGACTAGACTCTTCTG GTGTGAATGTATTGCTCTGGGGCAACTTGCCAGATTTGGAGGAAAACACAGATGAAGATACGTCATGCATCTCTGAGGAGGAGTATATCAGATAG